A window from Desulfovibrio subterraneus encodes these proteins:
- a CDS encoding efflux RND transporter periplasmic adaptor subunit, producing the protein MTFISRAFQMMCLAALVLSLAGCGEEKDASAQAANGAPAVPVKAITMERADVPVFFEYVGQTEGSRSVEVRARVQGLLLKRTYHEGSYVREGDVLFLLDPEQYRASSAQAGGELASLRAKLEQARLEYRRIADLYARGVVSAKERDDALAAFDSGKAEVAAAEAKLQSDQLNLGYTQVRAPISGITSQETRSEGSLVTTDSAGSLLTTITQLNPLYVNFAIPGTESMQIRRLASEGKVVIPADGYTVRLTLSDNSVYGETGKMNFEDRYVDPATGSIRARAEVSNADALVLPGEFVRVRLEGAYYKDALVVPERAILFSQKGPMVYVIDDKSVASIRPVQLGQTVASGFIVEGGLQAGERVVADGIMKVRPGAPVMILPSEDGAKAQDSGKVAEKNDNASSAN; encoded by the coding sequence ATGACGTTTATTTCACGAGCTTTTCAGATGATGTGCCTTGCTGCCCTCGTTCTTTCCCTTGCCGGTTGCGGTGAGGAAAAGGACGCAAGCGCGCAGGCGGCAAACGGTGCTCCTGCCGTTCCCGTGAAGGCCATTACTATGGAACGTGCCGACGTTCCGGTCTTTTTTGAATATGTAGGACAGACGGAAGGTTCCCGCTCTGTTGAAGTGCGCGCGCGGGTGCAGGGGCTTTTGCTCAAGCGCACCTATCATGAAGGTTCTTATGTTCGCGAGGGTGACGTGCTGTTTCTGCTTGATCCGGAACAGTACCGCGCATCTTCCGCACAGGCAGGCGGCGAGCTTGCCAGCCTGAGAGCCAAGCTTGAGCAGGCGCGTCTTGAATACCGGCGAATCGCTGATCTTTACGCCCGTGGCGTTGTCAGCGCCAAGGAACGTGACGACGCCCTTGCCGCGTTCGATTCCGGCAAGGCAGAAGTGGCTGCGGCAGAAGCAAAGCTGCAGTCTGATCAGCTGAATCTTGGGTACACGCAGGTGCGCGCCCCCATTTCCGGCATTACCAGTCAGGAAACCCGTTCCGAGGGCAGCCTTGTTACCACCGACTCCGCGGGCAGCCTGCTGACCACCATCACCCAACTGAATCCCCTGTATGTGAACTTTGCCATACCCGGCACTGAATCCATGCAGATTCGCCGTCTTGCCAGCGAAGGCAAGGTTGTGATTCCCGCTGACGGCTACACCGTGCGTCTGACGCTGTCCGATAACAGCGTGTATGGCGAAACCGGCAAGATGAACTTTGAAGACAGGTACGTGGACCCCGCAACCGGTTCCATCCGCGCCCGTGCCGAAGTGTCCAATGCCGATGCGCTTGTGCTGCCCGGCGAGTTTGTCCGCGTGCGGCTTGAAGGCGCGTATTACAAGGATGCGCTGGTAGTTCCTGAACGCGCGATTCTGTTCAGCCAGAAAGGCCCCATGGTGTATGTCATCGACGACAAGAGCGTGGCGAGCATCCGTCCCGTCCAGCTGGGACAGACCGTTGCAAGCGGCTTTATTGTTGAAGGCGGCCTTCAGGCCGGTGAGCGTGTCGTTGCCGACGGCATCATGAAGGTGCGCCCCGGCGCGCCCGTCATGATTCTGCCTTCCGAAGACGGCGCAAAGGCCCAGGACTCCGGCAAGGTTGCGGAGAAGAACGATAACGCAAGCTCTGCAAACTAA
- the fdnG gene encoding formate dehydrogenase-N subunit alpha: protein MPVSRRQFLKLTAGAATASAFGGLGLSLSPTVAQAQLLKLHWAKQTTSVCCYCAVGCGLIVHTAKDGQGRAINVEGDPDHPINEGALCAKGASIWQLAENDRRPATPLYRAPYSNEWTPVSWEWAYEQIAKRVKKTRDESFQLKNEKGEPVNRTEAIASVGSAAMDNEECWIYQSFLRSLGLVFIEHQARIUHSATVAALAESFGRGAMTNHWIDLKNSDCILIMGSNAAENHPISFKWVLKAKDKGATLIHVDPRFTRTSAKCDMYAPIRSGADIPFLGGMIKYILDNEMYFKDYIVNYTNAAFIVGKDYKFKNGLFSGFDPKKASYDKTKWNFEMDADGVPKRDATLKDPRCVFNLMKEHYKRYTLDKVASVTGTPKEDILKVYKAFAATGKKDKSGTIMYAMGWTQHTVGVQNIRAMSMIQLLLGNIGVAGGGVNALRGESNVQGSTDQCLLVHIIPGYLATPNSKWASLADYNKNNTPASKDPMSANWWGNKPKYLASLLKAMYPAASLDEAYNWMPKLDGHKPMSNYYWLSLFDKMTHGQFKGFFAWGQNPACGGANANKTREAMGELDWMVNVNIFDNETASFWKGPKMEPGKIKTEVFFLPCAVSIEKEGSVTNSGRWMQWRYAGPKPFAETKPDGDIILELMEKIRELYRMEGGAFPFPVTGLNTGDWQNEHGHFDPHKVARLINGYFLKDKEIKGKLYKKGEQVPTFAFLQDDGSTCSGNWLYCGSYTDKGNMAARRDKTQTPEQEKVGLYPNWAWCWPVNRRILYNRASVDPKGVPYAPDKAVISWQDGKWVGDVPDGGWDPGTKHPFIMQKHGYGQIYGPGRQEGPFPEHYEPLECPVKENPFSPQLHNPTAFKIAGEDRAVCDPRFPFVGTTYRVTEHWQTGLMTRFQDWLVEAEPQLFCEISEELAALRGIENGEHVKVSSLRGELDCVAIVTKRIKPFKVLGNEVHMVGLPWHYGWVTPKNGGDSANLLTPSVGDPNTGIPETKAFMVDVRKKQGA, encoded by the coding sequence ATGCCAGTCTCACGCAGACAATTCCTCAAACTCACGGCCGGAGCAGCCACCGCCAGCGCGTTCGGCGGGCTGGGTCTGAGTCTCTCCCCCACCGTGGCACAGGCGCAGTTGCTCAAACTGCACTGGGCCAAGCAAACGACCTCTGTATGCTGTTACTGTGCCGTTGGTTGCGGCCTTATCGTGCATACCGCCAAAGACGGCCAGGGTCGCGCCATCAACGTTGAAGGTGATCCCGATCATCCTATCAACGAAGGCGCTCTCTGTGCCAAGGGCGCTTCCATCTGGCAGCTTGCGGAAAACGACCGCCGCCCCGCCACCCCTCTCTACCGTGCTCCCTACAGCAACGAATGGACGCCCGTATCGTGGGAATGGGCCTACGAGCAGATCGCCAAGCGCGTCAAAAAAACCCGCGATGAATCTTTCCAGCTGAAGAACGAAAAGGGTGAACCGGTCAACCGCACCGAGGCCATTGCCTCTGTCGGCTCTGCCGCCATGGATAACGAGGAATGCTGGATCTACCAGAGCTTCCTCAGATCACTCGGCCTGGTGTTCATAGAACATCAGGCACGTATCTGACACAGCGCAACTGTTGCGGCTCTGGCAGAGTCGTTCGGACGCGGTGCGATGACCAACCACTGGATCGACCTCAAGAACAGTGATTGCATTCTGATAATGGGCAGCAACGCTGCCGAAAACCACCCCATTTCCTTCAAGTGGGTGCTTAAGGCCAAGGACAAGGGCGCAACCCTTATCCATGTGGACCCCCGTTTCACGCGTACTTCCGCAAAGTGCGACATGTATGCCCCCATCCGCTCTGGTGCGGACATTCCGTTCCTTGGCGGCATGATCAAGTACATTCTCGATAACGAAATGTACTTCAAGGACTACATCGTCAACTACACCAACGCAGCCTTCATTGTCGGCAAGGACTACAAGTTCAAGAACGGACTTTTCTCCGGTTTCGACCCCAAGAAGGCTTCGTACGACAAGACCAAGTGGAATTTCGAAATGGATGCGGACGGCGTGCCCAAGCGCGACGCTACGCTCAAGGACCCCCGCTGCGTCTTCAACCTGATGAAGGAACACTACAAGCGCTACACGCTTGACAAGGTTGCCTCTGTCACCGGCACCCCCAAGGAAGATATCCTCAAGGTTTACAAGGCTTTTGCTGCCACCGGCAAAAAGGACAAATCCGGCACCATCATGTACGCCATGGGCTGGACTCAGCACACCGTGGGCGTGCAGAACATCCGTGCCATGTCCATGATCCAGCTGCTGCTGGGCAACATCGGCGTGGCTGGCGGCGGTGTGAACGCACTGCGCGGCGAATCCAACGTGCAGGGTTCCACCGACCAGTGTCTGCTGGTGCACATCATTCCCGGGTATCTGGCCACCCCCAACTCCAAGTGGGCGAGCCTTGCGGACTACAACAAGAACAACACCCCCGCCTCCAAGGACCCCATGTCCGCCAACTGGTGGGGCAACAAGCCCAAGTATCTTGCCAGCCTGCTGAAGGCCATGTATCCGGCGGCATCGCTGGATGAAGCCTACAACTGGATGCCCAAGCTGGACGGCCACAAGCCCATGTCCAACTACTACTGGCTCTCGCTCTTCGACAAGATGACGCACGGCCAGTTCAAGGGCTTCTTCGCATGGGGCCAGAACCCCGCCTGCGGCGGCGCGAACGCCAACAAGACCCGCGAAGCCATGGGCGAGCTGGACTGGATGGTGAACGTAAACATCTTCGACAACGAAACCGCATCGTTCTGGAAGGGTCCCAAAATGGAACCCGGAAAGATCAAGACGGAAGTATTCTTCCTGCCCTGCGCGGTTTCCATTGAAAAGGAAGGTTCCGTTACCAACTCCGGCCGCTGGATGCAGTGGCGCTACGCCGGTCCCAAGCCCTTTGCGGAAACCAAGCCCGACGGCGACATCATCCTTGAACTCATGGAAAAGATCCGTGAACTCTACCGCATGGAAGGCGGCGCGTTCCCCTTCCCCGTCACCGGCCTGAACACCGGCGACTGGCAGAACGAGCACGGGCACTTTGATCCGCACAAGGTTGCCAGGCTGATCAACGGCTACTTCCTCAAGGACAAGGAAATCAAGGGCAAGCTCTACAAGAAGGGCGAGCAGGTTCCCACCTTCGCCTTCCTGCAGGACGACGGCTCCACCTGTTCCGGTAACTGGCTCTACTGCGGTTCTTACACCGACAAGGGCAACATGGCTGCCCGCCGCGACAAGACCCAGACCCCCGAGCAGGAAAAAGTGGGCCTCTATCCCAACTGGGCATGGTGCTGGCCGGTAAACCGCCGCATTCTGTACAACAGAGCCTCTGTCGACCCCAAGGGCGTTCCCTACGCACCAGACAAGGCAGTCATCAGCTGGCAGGACGGCAAGTGGGTGGGCGACGTTCCGGACGGCGGATGGGACCCGGGCACCAAGCATCCCTTCATCATGCAGAAGCACGGCTACGGCCAGATATACGGCCCCGGCCGTCAGGAAGGCCCCTTCCCGGAACACTACGAACCGCTGGAATGCCCCGTGAAGGAAAACCCCTTCTCGCCGCAGCTGCATAACCCCACCGCGTTCAAGATCGCCGGTGAAGATCGTGCCGTATGCGACCCGCGCTTCCCGTTCGTGGGTACCACCTACCGCGTTACCGAACACTGGCAGACCGGTCTCATGACCCGCTTCCAGGACTGGCTTGTTGAAGCTGAACCGCAGCTCTTCTGCGAAATCAGCGAAGAACTCGCAGCCCTGCGCGGTATTGAAAACGGCGAGCATGTCAAGGTATCGAGCCTGCGCGGCGAACTGGACTGCGTGGCCATCGTGACCAAGCGCATCAAGCCCTTCAAGGTGCTTGGCAATGAAGTACACATGGTAGGTCTGCCCTGGCATTATGGCTGGGTAACCCCCAAGAACGGCGGAGATTCCGCCAACCTCCTCACCCCCTCCGTGGGCGACCCGAACACCGGTATTCCGGAAACTAAGGCGTTCATGGTTGACGTGAGAAAGAAGCAGGGAGCGTAA
- a CDS encoding 4Fe-4S dicluster domain-containing protein yields the protein MAKKFFIDLTRCTACRGCQIACKQWHKLPAEETINWGSHQNPRDLSFITYKLVRFTEIVKDGKVDWLFFPEQCRHCMEPPCKGQADLDDERAVLKDELTGAVIFTEYTKLVDGEGVRSACPYDIPRVDPESKIISKCDMCLDRVHNGMKPSCVLSCPTGTMNFGEEDEMMALAEERLATVKKQYPEAVLGDAFDVRVVYLFQQDPTAYFEKAVADASPQYMNRKQMFARIMGRNTRKA from the coding sequence ATGGCTAAGAAGTTCTTCATCGACCTTACCCGTTGTACGGCATGCCGTGGCTGTCAGATTGCCTGCAAGCAGTGGCACAAGCTGCCCGCAGAAGAAACCATCAACTGGGGTTCTCACCAGAACCCGCGCGACCTGTCGTTCATCACCTACAAGCTGGTACGCTTCACGGAAATCGTGAAGGACGGCAAGGTGGACTGGCTGTTCTTCCCTGAGCAGTGCCGCCACTGCATGGAACCGCCCTGCAAGGGGCAGGCGGATCTGGATGACGAACGCGCTGTCCTTAAGGACGAGCTGACCGGCGCAGTCATCTTCACCGAATACACCAAGCTGGTGGACGGTGAAGGCGTACGCAGCGCTTGTCCTTACGACATTCCGCGTGTTGATCCTGAATCCAAGATCATCTCCAAGTGCGACATGTGTCTGGACAGGGTGCACAATGGCATGAAGCCTTCCTGTGTTCTCTCCTGCCCCACCGGCACCATGAACTTCGGCGAAGAAGATGAAATGATGGCACTGGCGGAAGAACGCCTTGCCACCGTGAAGAAACAGTATCCCGAAGCCGTTCTGGGCGATGCCTTTGACGTGCGCGTGGTTTACCTCTTCCAGCAGGACCCCACGGCGTACTTTGAAAAGGCCGTGGCCGATGCCAGCCCGCAGTACATGAACCGCAAGCAGATGTTTGCGCGCATCATGGGCAGAAACACCCGCAAGGCATAG
- a CDS encoding efflux RND transporter permease subunit produces the protein MFSRFFITRPIFATVVSLVIVLAGALSMRVLPVAEFPEIVPPEVSVSASYPGASAEVIAQTVAAPLEQKINGVEDMLYMRSVNSGDGTLTLTVTFKVGSEPDQNTINVNNRVQAALASLPAEVRALGVTVSKKSSSLLQVVMLTSADGRYDTIFMSNYALVNIIDELKRLPGVGDAAVFGSQDYAMRVWLKPDRLAQLGLTPADIATAIQEQNAQFAAGAIGRDPLSSPVELSYTVTTQGRMTDAEQFGEIILRANSDGTILRLKDVARLELGANSYSLRAKMSGRPSVALGIYLSPGANALEVGDLVTAKMKEVATRLPDGINYAIPYDTTTFVRISVEEVVHTLFEAFLLVFAIIYLFLQNWRATLIPCLAVPVSVIGTFAGMYVLGFSINTLTLFGLVLAIGIVVDDAIVVIENVERIMTTEHLPPREATIKAMDEVSGAVVAIVLVLCSVFIPVAFMGGLAGEMYKQFAVTIAVSVIISGLVALTLTPALCALLLKGGHPTIIAPLQAFNRFFDKLTAGYTSGVRLLLRRGALTVLLFASVIGATWSLFQIVPGQLVPSEDKGNIIAMAMLPDGASLSRTEATMAALDKISSSIPEVQDTISLSGLDLISGTNKTNAGTSFIILKPWAERKGEGQSSTDVVGQVFHRGLGILDGFILAFNMPPISGMSNTGGFEGYLQSRGGGNLTELADATAKVIAAAAKRPELGQINTTFSVRSPQLDIQLDREKAKAMGVPVSRVFQTMQATFGSYYVNDFNKLGRTFRVQLQSEADYRSRPDDLGKVFVRSDEGEMIPLLALVNVHQTTGPEVVERFNVFPAAKIVGEPAPGYSSGQALSAMEELVRENLSDDYSLAWTGSAYQERATGGSSSLVFILGLLMVFLILAAQYESWSLPLSVIMVVPFALFGAIAANWMRGLSNDVYFQIALVTLIGLASKNAILIVEFAVQLHRDGMSYMAAAAEAARLRFRPIIMTSLAFVLGVVPLAISSGAGANSRHSIGTSVIGGMLAATFIATFFIPAFFRGISLLTSGKARAEERERLASGVDKKADEAQGH, from the coding sequence ATGTTTTCCCGTTTTTTCATAACACGTCCCATCTTCGCCACGGTGGTCTCGCTGGTCATCGTGCTGGCGGGGGCACTCTCCATGCGGGTGCTGCCCGTGGCGGAGTTTCCTGAAATCGTACCTCCCGAAGTAAGCGTTTCGGCATCCTACCCCGGTGCCAGCGCCGAAGTCATCGCGCAGACAGTTGCCGCGCCGCTTGAGCAGAAAATCAACGGTGTTGAAGACATGCTTTACATGCGCTCGGTAAACTCCGGTGATGGCACCCTGACCCTGACGGTGACCTTCAAGGTCGGCTCCGAGCCTGACCAGAACACCATTAACGTGAACAACCGCGTGCAGGCTGCGCTTGCCTCGCTGCCCGCGGAAGTGCGCGCTCTGGGCGTTACCGTCAGCAAGAAGTCTTCCAGCCTTTTGCAGGTTGTCATGCTCACCTCTGCAGACGGCCGGTATGACACCATTTTCATGAGCAACTATGCGCTTGTGAACATCATTGACGAACTCAAGCGTCTGCCCGGTGTGGGCGATGCCGCGGTGTTCGGTTCGCAGGATTACGCCATGCGCGTGTGGCTCAAGCCGGACCGTCTTGCCCAGCTGGGGCTGACTCCGGCGGACATTGCCACAGCCATTCAGGAGCAGAACGCGCAGTTCGCGGCCGGTGCCATCGGCCGTGACCCGCTGTCTTCTCCCGTTGAGCTCAGCTACACCGTGACCACGCAGGGCCGTATGACCGACGCCGAGCAGTTCGGCGAGATCATCCTGCGCGCCAATTCCGACGGCACCATTCTGCGTCTCAAGGATGTTGCGCGTCTGGAACTCGGTGCAAACAGCTACTCGCTGCGCGCCAAGATGTCGGGCCGTCCTTCCGTTGCCCTTGGTATCTACCTCTCTCCCGGTGCCAACGCGCTGGAAGTGGGTGACCTTGTGACGGCAAAGATGAAGGAAGTGGCCACGCGTCTCCCCGACGGTATCAACTACGCCATCCCATATGATACCACGACCTTCGTGCGCATTTCCGTTGAAGAAGTGGTGCACACCCTGTTCGAAGCATTTCTGCTGGTGTTCGCCATCATCTATCTGTTCCTGCAGAACTGGCGTGCAACACTCATTCCCTGCCTTGCGGTTCCGGTATCCGTTATCGGCACCTTTGCGGGGATGTATGTGCTCGGCTTCTCGATAAACACGCTGACGTTGTTCGGTCTGGTGCTCGCCATCGGTATCGTTGTTGACGACGCCATCGTTGTTATCGAAAACGTGGAACGAATAATGACAACAGAGCATCTGCCGCCACGTGAGGCCACCATCAAGGCCATGGACGAGGTTTCAGGTGCGGTTGTGGCCATTGTGCTCGTGCTGTGCTCGGTGTTCATTCCCGTTGCCTTCATGGGCGGTCTTGCGGGTGAAATGTACAAGCAGTTCGCCGTAACCATCGCTGTATCGGTTATCATCTCGGGTCTTGTGGCGCTTACGCTTACCCCCGCTCTCTGCGCACTGCTGCTCAAGGGTGGACACCCCACCATCATTGCTCCGTTGCAGGCCTTCAACAGGTTCTTCGACAAGCTGACGGCAGGGTATACCAGCGGCGTGCGTTTACTGCTGCGTCGGGGCGCACTGACCGTTCTGCTGTTCGCCTCTGTCATAGGTGCCACGTGGTCGCTGTTCCAGATTGTCCCCGGCCAGCTGGTACCCAGCGAAGACAAGGGTAACATTATCGCCATGGCTATGCTGCCCGACGGCGCGTCACTTTCGCGCACCGAGGCAACCATGGCAGCTCTGGACAAGATAAGCAGCTCCATTCCTGAAGTGCAGGACACCATATCCCTGAGCGGTCTTGACCTTATCTCAGGAACCAACAAGACCAATGCCGGTACCAGCTTTATCATTCTGAAGCCCTGGGCCGAGCGCAAGGGCGAGGGCCAGTCCTCCACCGATGTTGTAGGTCAGGTGTTCCATCGCGGCCTCGGCATTCTGGACGGCTTCATCCTCGCGTTCAACATGCCCCCCATATCGGGCATGAGTAACACCGGTGGTTTTGAAGGCTATCTGCAGAGCCGTGGCGGCGGTAACCTTACCGAACTGGCCGATGCAACCGCGAAGGTCATCGCTGCAGCGGCCAAGCGTCCGGAACTGGGACAGATCAACACCACCTTCAGTGTGCGCTCTCCCCAGCTTGATATCCAGCTGGACCGCGAAAAGGCCAAGGCCATGGGCGTGCCGGTCAGCCGCGTGTTCCAGACCATGCAGGCCACCTTTGGTTCCTACTATGTCAACGACTTCAACAAGCTCGGCCGTACTTTCCGCGTGCAGTTGCAGTCCGAGGCGGACTACCGCAGCAGACCTGACGATCTTGGCAAGGTGTTCGTCCGCTCCGACGAGGGCGAGATGATTCCCCTGCTCGCATTGGTGAACGTGCATCAGACCACCGGTCCGGAAGTTGTGGAGCGCTTCAACGTGTTCCCCGCAGCCAAGATTGTTGGTGAGCCGGCTCCCGGCTACAGCTCCGGTCAGGCCCTGAGCGCCATGGAAGAACTGGTCCGCGAAAACCTGTCCGATGACTACTCGCTGGCATGGACGGGCTCTGCGTATCAGGAACGCGCCACCGGCGGTTCTTCTTCTCTGGTGTTCATTCTCGGTCTGCTCATGGTGTTCCTTATCCTTGCAGCGCAGTATGAAAGCTGGAGCCTGCCGCTTTCCGTTATCATGGTTGTACCCTTTGCACTCTTCGGTGCCATTGCGGCCAACTGGATGCGCGGGCTTTCCAACGACGTATACTTCCAGATCGCTCTGGTGACGCTGATCGGCCTTGCGTCCAAAAACGCCATTCTCATCGTCGAATTTGCCGTGCAGCTGCACCGCGACGGCATGAGCTACATGGCCGCGGCGGCTGAAGCAGCCCGTCTGCGTTTCCGTCCGATCATCATGACCTCTCTGGCATTCGTGCTGGGCGTTGTTCCGCTCGCCATCAGCTCCGGTGCCGGTGCCAACAGCCGTCATTCCATCGGTACCAGTGTTATCGGTGGCATGCTTGCGGCGACGTTCATCGCTACCTTCTTCATTCCCGCCTTCTTCAGGGGCATCTCGCTGCTTACCAGCGGCAAGGCCCGTGCTGAAGAACGGGAACGTCTCGCCTCCGGCGTGGATAAGAAGGCAGATGAAGCCCAAGGGCATTAA